A window of Eubacterium sp. 1001713B170207_170306_E7 contains these coding sequences:
- a CDS encoding stage 0 sporulation family protein — MAKSVVGVRFKKVGKIYYFDPQNLEVEQYDHVIVETVRGVEYGEVALGPREIEDDLITAPIKPVIRKATDKDTSDFERLKRKEIEAKDIFIEKARAHKLEMKLIDVEYTFDKKKAIFYFTADGRVDFRDLVKDLAAVFKVRIELRQIGVRDEAKIFKGLGVCGRTTCCAQWLGDFTPVSIKMAKEQNLSLNSTKISGICGRLLCCLTYEQEFYEEVTKKMPRVGQQVITPDGEGEVFKLSILEETVFVKMQLEKDETEVRKYLLADIQKKKQEKKPDRKPERKREKKFEKKPEKGKKDK, encoded by the coding sequence ATGGCAAAATCAGTGGTTGGAGTCCGATTTAAAAAAGTCGGTAAAATTTATTATTTTGATCCACAGAATCTGGAAGTAGAGCAGTACGACCATGTCATTGTCGAAACCGTCCGCGGCGTGGAATACGGCGAGGTTGCCCTCGGCCCAAGGGAGATTGAGGATGACCTGATTACAGCGCCCATCAAGCCCGTTATCCGGAAGGCCACGGATAAGGACACCTCGGATTTTGAACGGCTGAAGCGCAAGGAAATTGAAGCCAAGGATATTTTCATCGAAAAGGCAAGGGCCCATAAGCTTGAGATGAAGCTCATAGACGTGGAATATACCTTTGACAAAAAGAAGGCGATCTTTTACTTTACGGCTGACGGCCGTGTGGATTTCAGGGATCTGGTCAAGGATCTGGCCGCCGTGTTTAAGGTGCGCATTGAGCTGCGCCAGATTGGTGTCCGGGATGAGGCCAAGATCTTTAAAGGCCTGGGTGTGTGCGGCAGAACCACCTGCTGTGCCCAGTGGCTTGGAGATTTTACTCCTGTGTCCATCAAAATGGCCAAGGAACAGAATCTGTCGCTGAATTCCACTAAAATATCCGGTATCTGCGGCAGGCTGCTGTGCTGCCTGACCTACGAACAGGAATTTTACGAGGAAGTCACGAAAAAGATGCCGAGAGTCGGCCAGCAGGTCATTACACCGGACGGCGAGGGCGAGGTTTTTAAACTGAGCATTCTTGAGGAAACCGTGTTTGTCAAAATGCAGCTGGAAAAGGATGAAACCGAAGTCCGAAAATATCTACTGGCAGATATTCAGAAGAAAAAGCAGGAAAAAAAGCCTGATCGCAAGCCAGAACGCAAACGCGAAAAAAAATTCGAAAAAAAACCTGAAAAAGGCAAAAAAGATAAATAA
- a CDS encoding 4Fe-4S binding protein, whose protein sequence is MAYKITDECIACGSCADQCPVEAISEGSIYEIDEALCTDCGACADQCPVEAIVPED, encoded by the coding sequence ATGGCTTACAAAATCACAGACGAATGTATCGCTTGCGGTTCTTGTGCAGATCAATGTCCAGTAGAAGCAATTTCTGAAGGTTCCATCTACGAAATTGATGAAGCTTTATGTACAGATTGCGGCGCTTGTGCTGATCAGTGCCCAGTAGAAGCAATCGTACCTGAAGACTAA
- a CDS encoding sugar transferase, which translates to MFYKNYLKYMLDICVAALVLAALLPLFVVIAAAIRLDSAGPVFFRQVRCGQDGKAFVIYKFRSMYQTAPRDRAVKELENPERYITRTGRVLRNTSLDELPQLFNIIKGEMSLIGPRPVPINEQILNEARQRTAAGRLRPGITGWAQINGRDRVSIYQKVALDCVYAEGLSFRMDMMIFLRTILYVVRRQDIFEKMPDEDRRIIDETAEGASE; encoded by the coding sequence ATGTTTTACAAAAATTATTTGAAATATATGCTGGATATATGCGTGGCAGCGCTGGTGCTGGCGGCCCTGTTACCGCTGTTCGTGGTTATCGCGGCTGCTATCCGGCTGGATTCGGCAGGGCCTGTTTTTTTCAGACAGGTACGCTGCGGCCAGGACGGAAAAGCTTTTGTGATTTATAAGTTCCGCAGTATGTACCAGACGGCACCACGGGACAGAGCGGTAAAGGAGCTCGAGAATCCAGAGCGGTACATTACAAGAACCGGCCGTGTCTTAAGAAACACAAGCTTGGACGAGCTGCCCCAGCTGTTCAATATCATTAAGGGAGAGATGAGCCTTATCGGCCCGAGACCTGTACCGATAAATGAACAGATTTTAAATGAAGCACGGCAGAGAACAGCGGCCGGCCGTCTGCGTCCGGGCATAACCGGCTGGGCGCAGATCAACGGAAGAGACCGCGTCTCTATTTATCAGAAGGTAGCGCTTGACTGTGTCTACGCGGAAGGTCTGAGTTTTAGGATGGATATGATGATTTTTTTAAGGACCATTCTTTATGTGGTCCGCCGTCAGGATATTTTTGAAAAAATGCCGGATGAGGACCGCCGGATTATCGACGAGACAGCTGAGGGCGCCAGCGAATAA
- a CDS encoding glycosyltransferase family 4 protein — protein sequence MRIFIISQNYYPDNFRINDLSATLVKRGHDVRVLTGLPDYATSRVPEEYKGFKNRRQNIGGVEVVRVPVIARRSGMFFRCLNYLSFALAACVYCLFMLWEFDVIYVYGTSPVTSLCPAVLLKRMRRKNIFYYCLDLWPESMKIGGVSDESFLYRMVAVFSRWLYSQCDHIAVTSRPFMDYMERINGVFPDRMDYLPQDAEESCLASNFTAVDNGVADFVFMGNIGKVQDVVCIIEAAERLRETPGIRVHLVGGGSDVENCKRLVRKKGLEKRVLFYGRRPPEEMEKYYRLADACLLTLRCDTAVGFTLPGKLQGYMAAGKPVIAAIDGAASEIIAEAGCGLCARAGDAAGLAEMMRRFAKSPENYRLCGERGRKYFKEHFEKERHITQLETRLYELI from the coding sequence ATGCGTATTTTTATCATCAGTCAGAACTATTATCCGGATAATTTCAGGATCAATGACCTCTCGGCCACCCTCGTGAAGCGGGGGCATGACGTCAGAGTGCTGACAGGCCTGCCGGATTATGCGACCTCCCGAGTACCAGAGGAATATAAAGGCTTTAAAAACCGGCGGCAGAACATCGGCGGAGTGGAGGTGGTACGGGTGCCGGTTATCGCCCGGAGGAGCGGGATGTTTTTCAGATGTCTGAACTATCTTTCCTTTGCGCTGGCCGCCTGCGTTTACTGCCTGTTTATGCTCTGGGAATTCGATGTGATCTATGTCTATGGTACGTCTCCGGTCACGTCGCTCTGCCCGGCCGTGCTCTTAAAAAGGATGCGGCGTAAAAATATTTTTTATTACTGTCTGGATCTCTGGCCGGAGAGCATGAAGATCGGGGGCGTTTCGGACGAAAGCTTCCTGTACAGGATGGTTGCGGTGTTTTCAAGGTGGCTGTACAGCCAGTGCGACCACATCGCTGTGACCTCCCGCCCCTTTATGGATTATATGGAGCGTATCAACGGCGTATTTCCTGACAGGATGGACTACCTGCCCCAGGACGCCGAGGAGAGCTGTTTAGCCTCAAATTTTACAGCGGTTGACAATGGCGTTGCGGATTTTGTGTTTATGGGCAATATCGGAAAAGTCCAGGATGTGGTCTGCATCATAGAGGCGGCGGAACGGCTCAGAGAAACCCCAGGCATCCGCGTCCATCTGGTGGGCGGCGGTTCCGATGTGGAAAACTGTAAAAGGCTGGTGCGCAAAAAAGGCCTGGAGAAGCGCGTTCTGTTTTACGGGAGAAGGCCGCCGGAGGAAATGGAGAAATACTACCGTCTGGCCGATGCCTGTCTCTTGACGCTGCGGTGTGATACGGCTGTGGGGTTCACGCTTCCGGGCAAGCTCCAGGGCTATATGGCCGCCGGCAAGCCGGTTATCGCGGCGATTGACGGTGCGGCCAGCGAGATTATTGCAGAGGCCGGCTGCGGCCTCTGCGCCAGAGCCGGAGACGCGGCCGGGCTGGCAGAGATGATGCGGCGGTTTGCGAAAAGCCCGGAGAATTACCGTCTTTGCGGCGAGCGTGGACGAAAATACTTTAAAGAGCATTTTGAAAAAGAACGGCATATTACGCAGCTGGAAACAAGGCTGTATGAACTGATATAG
- a CDS encoding polysaccharide biosynthesis protein encodes MLRNKTLMITGGTGSFGNAVLKRFLDTDIREIRIFSRDEKKQDDLRRQYSDSKIKFYLGDVRDRDSIRDALRGVDYIFHAAALKQVPSCEFFPMEAVKTNVIGTDNVLSAAIEAGVRKVVCLSTDKAAYPINAMGTSKAMMEKVFMAKSRTVAPEQTIISGTRYGNVLCSRGSVVPLFIEKLKAGEPLTLTDPSMTRFIMSLEEAVELVLFAFEHAEPGDIIIPKAPACTIGTLAQAVQELFNVRREIKIIGIRHGEKAHETLLTREEAGKAIDHGSFFRVPMDQRDLNYEQYFSEGQLALAEEFNSGNTERLDVGQVKEKLRTLPDIQKELASWNRMSGKKIQLSA; translated from the coding sequence ATGTTGAGAAATAAAACACTGATGATTACAGGCGGGACGGGGTCCTTTGGCAATGCGGTGCTGAAACGCTTTCTGGACACAGATATCCGGGAAATAAGGATTTTTTCCAGAGATGAGAAAAAGCAGGATGATCTGCGCAGGCAGTACAGCGACAGCAAAATAAAATTTTATTTAGGCGATGTCCGGGACCGGGACAGTATCCGCGACGCTCTGCGCGGTGTGGACTATATCTTTCATGCGGCTGCGCTGAAGCAGGTGCCGTCCTGCGAGTTTTTCCCAATGGAGGCGGTAAAAACCAATGTCATCGGAACAGACAATGTCCTGAGCGCGGCCATTGAGGCAGGCGTCAGAAAGGTGGTCTGCCTGTCCACCGACAAGGCCGCTTACCCGATCAACGCCATGGGAACCTCCAAGGCGATGATGGAAAAAGTCTTTATGGCAAAATCGCGGACAGTGGCGCCTGAGCAGACCATTATCAGCGGCACCCGCTATGGGAATGTTCTCTGTTCGCGGGGATCGGTGGTACCGCTTTTTATTGAGAAGCTGAAGGCAGGGGAACCGCTGACGCTGACAGATCCGTCCATGACGCGTTTTATAATGAGCCTTGAGGAGGCAGTGGAGCTGGTGCTGTTTGCCTTTGAGCACGCCGAGCCAGGGGATATCATTATCCCCAAGGCGCCGGCCTGCACCATTGGGACACTGGCCCAGGCTGTGCAGGAGCTCTTTAATGTCCGGCGGGAAATTAAAATCATCGGGATCCGTCACGGCGAGAAGGCTCACGAAACCCTGCTGACCCGGGAGGAAGCCGGGAAAGCCATTGATCACGGGTCGTTTTTCAGAGTGCCCATGGATCAGCGGGACTTGAATTACGAGCAGTATTTTTCGGAGGGGCAGCTGGCTCTTGCCGAGGAATTTAACTCTGGGAACACCGAACGGCTGGATGTCGGACAGGTTAAGGAGAAGCTGAGAACACTGCCGGATATTCAGAAGGAACTGGCCAGCTGGAACCGTATGTCCGGCAAAAAAATTCAGCTGAGCGCATAG
- a CDS encoding NAD-dependent epimerase/dehydratase family protein: protein MKILVTGAGGFIGKNLIAALENLETPLEKPQILAFGRRDNPEILERYVAECDFVYHLAGVNRPENDEAFARVNTGLTQMLLELLEKHNNQAPVLLASSVHAETDTAYGKSKREAESLLVRYGREKNVEIFIYRLPNVFGKWARPHYNSVVATFCHQISRGLPVRIDDPGAVLRLVYIDDVVKAMLGALNGQGHELPEACEITVGGLAEKIRGFKKAREALEVPNMAEPLTKKLYATYLTYLPVGQLNYLLDAHRDARGAFAEFVKTPDRGQVSVNISKAGVTRGEHWHHTKNEKFLVVRGRGRVRLRKLGSQRILEYPLSGERLEVLDIPAGYVHAIVNDGDEELITLIWACEAFDPQIPDTYPLRIECGREEGESNEKTEGYDHPGHTA from the coding sequence ATGAAAATATTAGTGACAGGTGCGGGAGGTTTTATTGGAAAGAATCTCATCGCCGCCTTGGAAAACCTGGAAACGCCTTTGGAAAAACCGCAGATTCTGGCCTTTGGACGTCGGGATAACCCGGAAATTCTGGAGCGCTACGTGGCCGAGTGCGATTTTGTCTATCATCTGGCAGGCGTTAACCGGCCAGAAAATGACGAGGCTTTTGCCCGGGTCAATACCGGGCTGACCCAGATGCTGCTGGAGCTGCTTGAAAAGCATAATAACCAGGCGCCTGTGCTGCTGGCCTCCTCTGTTCATGCAGAAACGGACACAGCTTACGGCAAAAGCAAGAGGGAAGCGGAGAGCCTCCTCGTGCGCTACGGCAGGGAAAAAAATGTGGAGATCTTTATTTACCGGCTGCCCAATGTTTTTGGAAAGTGGGCAAGGCCTCACTACAACAGCGTGGTGGCAACCTTCTGCCATCAGATAAGCCGGGGACTGCCCGTCCGGATCGACGATCCCGGGGCTGTGCTGCGGCTGGTCTATATCGATGACGTGGTGAAAGCCATGCTGGGAGCGCTGAACGGACAGGGGCATGAGCTGCCCGAAGCCTGCGAAATAACCGTGGGCGGCCTGGCGGAAAAGATCCGGGGCTTTAAAAAAGCCCGGGAGGCCCTGGAGGTCCCCAATATGGCAGAGCCTCTGACCAAAAAGCTTTACGCCACCTACCTGACCTACCTGCCCGTAGGCCAGCTGAACTATCTGCTGGACGCCCACCGGGATGCCCGCGGAGCCTTTGCGGAATTTGTGAAAACGCCGGACCGGGGGCAGGTCTCAGTCAACATCTCAAAGGCCGGCGTCACCAGGGGTGAGCACTGGCATCATACAAAGAATGAAAAATTCCTGGTGGTGCGGGGAAGGGGAAGAGTGAGGCTCCGCAAGCTTGGAAGCCAGAGAATTCTGGAATACCCGCTCTCGGGAGAGCGTCTGGAGGTACTGGATATTCCCGCGGGCTACGTTCACGCCATTGTCAATGACGGGGATGAAGAGCTGATTACCCTGATATGGGCCTGTGAGGCATTTGACCCGCAGATCCCCGACACTTATCCTCTGCGGATAGAGTGCGGTAGGGAAGAAGGAGAAAGCAATGAAAAAACTGAAGGTTATGACCATCCTGGGCACACGGCCTGA
- the wecB gene encoding UDP-N-acetylglucosamine 2-epimerase (non-hydrolyzing), with protein MKKLKVMTILGTRPEIIRLSSTIKKCDLYFDHVLVHTGQNWDYTLNQIFFENLGLRAPDYYLDSAGENLGKTMGNIIARAYEVMAAEKPDALLILGDTNSALAALSAKRLKIPIFHMEAGNRCWDWNVPEMINRTVVDHIADIHLPYTEHSRRYLLGEGIDGKTIFVTGSPMREVLEAHCEAIASSEILETLGLKPGEYFLLSAHREENIDEAGHFVSLMTAVNRMAEKYQRPVIYPTHPRSRRKIEEQGFAFHPLVRSIEPLGFFDYNKLQKNARCVLSDSGTLSEESALLDFPAVLIRTSTERPEVLDKGSLVVGGITAEEIEQAVTLAVQMAENKEPFAMPGDYADDNVSAKVVRLIQSYTAIVNQTTWRKP; from the coding sequence ATGAAAAAACTGAAGGTTATGACCATCCTGGGCACACGGCCTGAGATTATAAGACTGTCATCGACCATAAAAAAATGTGATCTTTACTTTGACCACGTGCTCGTGCACACGGGGCAGAACTGGGACTACACCTTGAACCAGATCTTTTTTGAAAACCTGGGGCTCCGGGCGCCGGACTATTATCTGGACAGCGCCGGAGAAAATCTGGGAAAAACCATGGGGAATATTATCGCCAGGGCCTATGAGGTCATGGCGGCGGAAAAGCCTGACGCCCTGCTAATCCTGGGCGATACAAACTCTGCCCTGGCCGCTTTGAGCGCAAAGCGCCTGAAAATTCCGATTTTCCACATGGAGGCGGGGAACCGCTGCTGGGACTGGAATGTACCGGAAATGATCAACCGAACTGTTGTGGACCACATTGCGGACATCCACCTGCCCTACACAGAGCATTCAAGGCGCTATCTGCTGGGCGAGGGCATCGACGGAAAAACCATCTTTGTCACCGGGAGCCCCATGCGCGAGGTTTTAGAGGCGCACTGCGAGGCGATCGCGTCATCTGAAATTCTGGAGACGCTGGGGCTTAAGCCCGGAGAATATTTTCTGCTGTCGGCGCACCGGGAGGAAAACATCGACGAGGCCGGGCATTTTGTGAGCCTGATGACTGCTGTTAACCGCATGGCAGAAAAATATCAGCGGCCTGTGATCTATCCCACACACCCGCGGAGCCGCAGGAAAATTGAGGAGCAGGGGTTTGCGTTTCACCCGCTGGTGCGCTCCATCGAGCCGCTGGGCTTTTTCGACTACAATAAGCTTCAGAAAAACGCGCGGTGTGTACTGTCAGACAGCGGGACGCTCTCTGAGGAAAGCGCCCTGCTGGATTTTCCGGCAGTGCTCATCCGGACTTCCACCGAGCGCCCGGAGGTGCTGGACAAGGGCAGCCTGGTGGTTGGCGGCATTACCGCCGAAGAAATAGAGCAGGCGGTAACGCTGGCGGTTCAGATGGCTGAAAACAAGGAGCCCTTTGCGATGCCCGGAGATTACGCCGATGATAACGTGAGCGCAAAGGTGGTCCGGCTGATCCAGAGCTACACTGCCATCGTGAACCAGACAACCTGGAGGAAGCCATGA
- a CDS encoding glycosyltransferase family 4 protein: MRRVCLVAPVPPPYGGIANWTRLLAEYIDEKQHDIQLAVLNTAVGSRETEGRSLWDRVVVSGLKMLGLNQRLGREIRKGRPDIVHITTSGRLGIIRDLLLLKTARRNGIPTSYHIRYGRIPQMEREQSGEWKSQLKACRLADRVIVIDSRTYDCLSRYLPKEKLAYIPNPINLEKLPAPRKRTEKKIAFLGWLTPEKGIQELLSAWQNVSAENPDWSLELIGPYHKAFMADLRKRFGFERVAVTGELSHEAAMDRVNRAGIFVLPSHTEGFPNAVLEAMALGKPIVASRVGAVPDMLEGCGVLVESQNAQMLSQALSRLINAPEEREALGLRAFDRVSGYYNLEKIIEQYNEIWRKNETL, translated from the coding sequence ATGAGGCGGGTCTGTCTGGTGGCGCCGGTACCGCCGCCCTATGGAGGCATTGCCAACTGGACACGGCTGCTGGCAGAATATATTGATGAAAAGCAGCATGACATTCAGCTGGCTGTTTTAAACACCGCGGTGGGCAGCCGGGAGACCGAGGGCAGAAGCCTCTGGGACCGGGTGGTGGTCAGCGGACTGAAAATGCTGGGCTTAAACCAGCGTCTGGGCCGTGAAATCAGAAAAGGCCGTCCGGATATTGTTCATATTACCACCAGTGGACGCCTGGGGATCATCCGGGACCTGCTGCTGTTAAAGACGGCCAGAAGAAACGGCATTCCAACCAGCTACCATATCCGCTACGGAAGAATTCCGCAGATGGAGCGGGAGCAGTCCGGTGAGTGGAAAAGCCAGCTGAAGGCATGCCGCCTGGCGGACCGGGTCATTGTCATTGATTCGCGGACCTATGACTGCCTTAGCCGGTATCTGCCGAAGGAAAAGCTGGCCTATATTCCCAATCCTATCAATCTGGAAAAGCTCCCGGCGCCACGGAAAAGGACAGAGAAGAAAATTGCCTTTTTAGGCTGGCTGACCCCCGAAAAAGGGATACAGGAGCTGCTGTCTGCATGGCAGAACGTGAGCGCGGAAAACCCGGACTGGTCCCTTGAGCTCATCGGGCCATACCACAAGGCCTTTATGGCGGACTTGAGAAAGCGCTTCGGCTTTGAGCGCGTGGCAGTTACCGGCGAGCTAAGCCATGAAGCTGCCATGGACAGGGTTAACAGGGCTGGGATTTTTGTACTGCCCAGCCACACGGAGGGTTTTCCCAACGCGGTTTTGGAGGCCATGGCGCTGGGCAAGCCCATTGTGGCAAGCCGCGTCGGCGCTGTGCCGGATATGTTAGAGGGCTGCGGGGTGCTGGTTGAAAGCCAGAACGCGCAGATGCTGAGTCAGGCGCTGTCCAGACTGATCAATGCTCCGGAGGAGCGCGAAGCGCTGGGTCTCCGGGCCTTTGACCGGGTCAGCGGCTATTACAATCTTGAAAAAATTATCGAGCAATACAACGAAATATGGAGGAAAAATGAGACATTATGA
- a CDS encoding nucleotide sugar dehydrogenase, with translation MRHYEALKNRETKLSVIGLGYVGLPIAVAFSKTLSVIGFDTNGDKIDVYRQGEDPTREVGSAAVKNCGVHFTADEKRLKEARFHIVAVPTPIKEDKSPELGPVEEASRILGRNLKEGSVVVYESTVYPGVTEEVCVPLLEEASGLQCGRDFKVGYSPERINPGDKVHRLENIVKIVSGMDEETLETVAEVYSLVALAGVHRAESIRVAEAAKIIENSQRDINIAFMNELSIIFNRMDIDTQAVLEAAGTKWNFLDFTPGLVGGHCIGVDPYYLTHKAEELGYRSQVILSGRRINDGMGRYVAENAVKQLIKQDMTIPQARVGILGFTFKENCPDTRNTKVMDIIRELREYGIEPLVCDPEADAGEAREEYGVELADMSQLEQLDLLMVAVAHQCFEETAPEKWTGAFKNQKEKILFDLKGIYDREACEACGYTYWRL, from the coding sequence ATGAGACATTATGAAGCACTTAAAAACAGAGAAACCAAGCTTTCAGTCATCGGTTTAGGCTATGTGGGCCTGCCCATTGCCGTTGCGTTTTCAAAGACGCTTTCCGTCATTGGGTTTGACACCAACGGTGACAAAATAGATGTTTACCGGCAGGGCGAAGATCCCACCAGAGAGGTGGGCAGCGCGGCGGTTAAAAACTGCGGCGTTCACTTTACTGCAGACGAGAAACGGCTGAAAGAAGCGAGGTTCCACATTGTGGCGGTACCCACGCCCATCAAAGAGGACAAATCCCCGGAGCTGGGCCCGGTTGAGGAGGCCAGCCGCATTTTGGGCAGAAACCTGAAAGAGGGCTCGGTGGTGGTTTATGAAAGCACCGTATACCCCGGCGTCACTGAGGAGGTCTGCGTGCCGCTGCTGGAGGAGGCCTCAGGGCTGCAGTGCGGCAGAGATTTTAAAGTCGGCTACTCGCCGGAGCGCATCAATCCGGGCGACAAGGTGCACCGGCTGGAAAACATTGTCAAAATCGTATCGGGTATGGATGAGGAAACTCTGGAGACTGTGGCAGAGGTCTACAGCCTGGTGGCTCTGGCCGGGGTACACCGGGCAGAGAGCATCCGGGTCGCCGAGGCGGCCAAAATCATTGAGAACAGCCAGCGGGATATCAACATCGCCTTTATGAATGAGCTGTCCATTATTTTTAACCGGATGGACATTGACACCCAGGCGGTTCTTGAGGCAGCCGGCACAAAGTGGAATTTTCTGGATTTCACTCCGGGGCTGGTCGGCGGCCACTGTATCGGGGTCGATCCCTATTACCTGACTCACAAGGCTGAGGAGCTGGGCTACCGCTCGCAGGTGATCCTGTCCGGGCGGCGCATCAACGACGGCATGGGCCGTTATGTGGCGGAAAACGCCGTGAAACAGCTGATTAAACAGGATATGACCATTCCCCAGGCCAGAGTCGGGATTTTGGGGTTTACCTTTAAGGAGAACTGCCCGGATACCCGCAACACCAAGGTGATGGACATTATACGGGAGCTGCGGGAGTACGGCATCGAGCCCCTGGTCTGTGACCCGGAGGCTGACGCCGGAGAGGCCAGAGAGGAGTACGGCGTGGAGCTGGCAGATATGAGCCAGCTTGAACAGCTGGACCTGTTGATGGTGGCTGTGGCGCATCAATGCTTTGAGGAAACGGCTCCGGAGAAATGGACCGGGGCGTTTAAAAATCAGAAGGAGAAAATTCTTTTTGACCTCAAGGGCATTTATGATAGGGAGGCCTGCGAGGCCTGCGGCTACACCTACTGGAGGCTGTAA
- a CDS encoding SDR family oxidoreductase: MNSGFYLFPEKSRFLVTGGAGFIGSAVCEALLGMGHPVRCLDDLSTGSMENIRSFSDNPQFEFIRGDIRDFETCMAACQGMDYVSHQAAWGSVPRSIEMPLLYEDINVRGTLNMLEAARQNGVRRFVYASSSSVYGDEPALPKKEGREGNVLSPYALTKRTAEEYAGLYTRLYGLETIGFRYFNVFGKRQNPDGAYAAVIPRFVKSLMAGKAPVINGDGSQSRDFTYVENAVEANLKGMLAPKAAAGAAYNIACGAQTSLNSLHQKLCVLLDRHIAPVYGPERQGDIRHSNADISAAENMLGYSPEYSFERGLEQTIGWYRKNL; encoded by the coding sequence ATGAACAGCGGATTTTATTTATTTCCAGAGAAAAGCCGTTTTCTGGTCACTGGCGGGGCGGGCTTTATCGGGTCAGCAGTCTGTGAGGCCCTGTTGGGCATGGGGCACCCTGTGCGCTGTCTGGACGATCTGTCAACCGGAAGCATGGAAAACATCCGGTCCTTTTCAGACAATCCACAGTTTGAGTTTATCCGCGGAGATATCCGTGATTTTGAGACCTGCATGGCAGCCTGCCAGGGTATGGATTACGTCTCCCACCAGGCCGCCTGGGGCAGCGTTCCACGCAGCATCGAAATGCCTCTGCTGTATGAGGACATCAATGTCAGGGGCACACTGAACATGCTGGAGGCCGCCAGGCAAAACGGCGTCAGACGCTTTGTCTACGCGTCCTCCTCTTCGGTCTACGGCGATGAGCCGGCGCTGCCCAAGAAAGAAGGCCGGGAGGGAAACGTCCTGTCGCCGTATGCCCTGACCAAGCGCACCGCCGAGGAGTATGCCGGGCTCTACACAAGACTTTACGGACTGGAAACCATCGGCTTCCGGTATTTTAATGTCTTTGGAAAACGGCAGAATCCTGATGGCGCCTACGCGGCTGTGATTCCGAGGTTTGTCAAGAGCCTGATGGCAGGCAAAGCGCCGGTGATCAATGGTGACGGCAGCCAGTCAAGGGATTTCACCTATGTGGAGAATGCGGTGGAGGCTAATCTGAAGGGCATGCTTGCCCCAAAGGCCGCGGCCGGTGCGGCCTACAACATCGCCTGCGGGGCTCAGACCAGTCTGAACAGCCTGCATCAAAAGCTCTGTGTGCTTTTAGACAGGCACATCGCCCCGGTGTACGGCCCCGAGCGCCAGGGCGATATCCGTCACTCCAATGCCGATATCTCAGCGGCGGAAAATATGCTGGGGTACAGCCCGGAATACAGCTTTGAACGCGGCCTTGAACAGACCATCGGCTGGTACCGGAAAAACCTGTAA